From a region of the Nitrospira sp. genome:
- the istA gene encoding IS21 family transposase — protein sequence MRVSCRRSGPLLRFETPPGQQSQIDWGQATVPFRAGPTVVHVFVLTLGFSRRGFYYACADERLAQFLEAHERAFAHFGGHTREHLYDRPRTVCYADETGRRLWNPTFKAFADYWGFEPRVCRPYRAQTKGKVESGVKYLKRNFLPGRTFVDLVDFQTQLDEWTATIADRRIHGTTHEEPLVRFARERNHLVPLADQRAFQQEARVSRIVAEDYLVSLATNRYSVPFRLIGQRVEVQRRGTRSTSFTVTKRSRRTRCSRASTNSESSPSTALEPVRVSPATVGPR from the coding sequence GTGAGGGTCAGCTGCAGGCGGAGCGGGCCCCTCCTCCGCTTTGAGACACCGCCGGGCCAGCAGAGTCAGATTGATTGGGGCCAAGCCACCGTGCCCTTCCGCGCCGGCCCGACGGTGGTGCACGTGTTCGTGTTGACGTTGGGGTTCAGCCGACGTGGGTTCTATTACGCCTGTGCCGATGAGCGGCTGGCGCAGTTTCTCGAGGCCCATGAACGGGCTTTTGCGCATTTCGGTGGCCACACGCGAGAGCATCTGTATGACCGACCGCGAACCGTCTGTTATGCGGATGAGACGGGGCGGCGGCTCTGGAATCCCACCTTCAAAGCCTTCGCCGACTATTGGGGCTTTGAGCCGCGCGTGTGTCGGCCCTATCGGGCCCAGACCAAGGGTAAGGTCGAATCCGGCGTGAAATATCTGAAACGGAACTTTCTGCCGGGACGAACGTTTGTCGATCTGGTGGACTTTCAAACCCAACTTGACGAATGGACCGCGACAATTGCCGACCGCCGCATCCATGGCACGACGCATGAGGAGCCACTCGTCCGGTTTGCGCGAGAACGCAACCACCTGGTCCCGCTGGCGGACCAGCGCGCCTTCCAGCAGGAGGCGCGCGTCTCACGGATCGTGGCCGAGGACTATTTGGTCAGCCTGGCGACGAACCGCTACTCCGTGCCCTTCCGGCTCATTGGTCAGCGGGTTGAAGTGCAACGACGGGGGACACGGTCCACATCTTTCACCGTGACCAAGAGATCGCGACGCACCCGGTGCTCCCGGGCCAGCACCAATTCCGAATCCAGCCCGAGCACGGCCCTGGAGCCAGTGCGCGTCTCGCCCGCCACCGTCGGTCCACGGTGA
- the istB gene encoding IS21-like element helper ATPase IstB, with translation MNAAQLERLRDQLTRLRLLKSRERLEALLQEAAVKELPYADFLDQVLGEEVASKTAKNIAMRTSLARFPFVKSLEVFDFSYQPSLDKKQIQQVATCHFIEHGENVVILGPPGVGKSHLAIGLGLQAIAQGYRVLFTTAAAMIATLTRALTENRLEDKLKLYTIPRLLIIDEIGYLPIDRTGANLFFQLISRRYEKGPMILTSNQSFGAWGEVFGDRVLATAILDRVLHHAITINIRGHSYRLKEKLKAGLVRVEEASTTT, from the coding sequence ATGAACGCGGCGCAACTGGAACGGCTCCGTGACCAACTCACGCGCCTACGGCTCTTGAAGAGTCGGGAGCGGCTGGAGGCCCTCTTACAAGAAGCGGCCGTCAAGGAGCTGCCCTATGCCGACTTCCTCGACCAGGTGCTCGGCGAAGAAGTCGCGTCCAAGACCGCGAAGAACATTGCGATGCGGACGAGTTTGGCGCGATTTCCATTCGTCAAGAGTCTGGAGGTCTTCGACTTCAGCTACCAGCCTTCGTTGGATAAGAAGCAGATTCAGCAGGTGGCGACCTGCCACTTCATCGAGCACGGCGAGAATGTCGTGATCTTGGGGCCGCCCGGTGTGGGCAAAAGCCACCTGGCCATCGGGCTAGGGCTGCAAGCCATTGCCCAGGGCTATCGGGTGTTGTTCACGACAGCCGCCGCCATGATCGCTACGCTGACTCGGGCGCTCACGGAGAATCGGCTGGAGGACAAGCTGAAGCTCTATACCATTCCCCGGTTGCTGATCATTGATGAGATCGGCTATCTGCCCATTGACCGCACCGGGGCCAACTTGTTCTTTCAGCTCATCTCACGCCGCTATGAGAAGGGGCCGATGATTTTGACCAGTAACCAGAGTTTCGGGGCTTGGGGCGAGGTGTTTGGCGACCGGGTGCTGGCGACTGCGATCCTGGATCGGGTGCTCCACCACGCGATCACCATCAACATCCGGGGCCATTCCTACCGGCTGAAGGAGAAACTCAAAGCCGGACTTGTGCGGGTCGAAGAAGCGTCAACGACAACCTAA
- a CDS encoding multiheme c-type cytochrome, whose translation MLKKSSNIVLASLRGSTYRSVRLASSLAAALVGGMRGLAALGWAGENEGPFEHSAVWLSFVVTIGAAVLSDGVLTSVSAQNSTTQSQIEKAFPHSSKCKRCHERVYEEWETSPMAKSIHSPAFRGSLDIYLNSAMGKDKALCFRCHAPHVREFSDHAQLFVDQTNAGDPSLDGVACSQCHLIKSLDLAKHPPEPKYEIGSKTLYGPYGDFVQNLAHQSMELGLFQKSDLCLNCHQSVPSASNLGKTNDLLGNWDQSRAVKSGKECQTCHMPQQVGESANGEKKRKIANHTFPGRIGKLRQEAAKLDVQTKLDGDKTTVMVKVQSLVPHNLPTTHPAWATVVLNLDIKGKNLKTVFTDKRVYGRTYLDAQGQKTVFDFEAVKVAEDTVLKPEETREETFTFPTPKDTKTFDVEVGLNYAPLTGPASFLERVETESSKGSQDPAFQPIEIVKRTENIPIGK comes from the coding sequence ATGTTGAAAAAGTCCTCCAACATCGTTCTCGCATCGCTCAGAGGCTCAACGTACCGAAGCGTACGCCTCGCCTCTTCGCTTGCTGCGGCCTTGGTCGGTGGAATGCGCGGTCTGGCCGCGCTGGGGTGGGCGGGTGAGAATGAAGGACCTTTTGAACATTCTGCGGTCTGGCTCAGTTTTGTCGTTACGATTGGTGCTGCTGTGTTATCTGATGGCGTGCTCACATCCGTGTCCGCTCAGAACTCAACCACTCAGTCACAGATCGAGAAGGCCTTCCCTCATTCCAGCAAATGCAAACGGTGTCACGAGCGTGTGTATGAAGAGTGGGAAACCTCCCCTATGGCGAAGTCCATCCATTCCCCGGCGTTTCGTGGGTCGCTTGATATTTACTTGAATTCAGCGATGGGAAAAGACAAGGCGCTGTGTTTTCGTTGCCATGCCCCGCACGTGCGAGAGTTTTCGGATCATGCGCAGCTCTTTGTGGACCAAACCAACGCGGGCGACCCCTCCCTGGATGGAGTAGCCTGCAGCCAGTGTCACCTGATCAAGTCTCTGGACCTGGCTAAGCATCCCCCGGAACCTAAATATGAGATCGGGAGCAAAACTCTCTATGGGCCCTATGGTGACTTCGTTCAGAACCTTGCACATCAGTCCATGGAACTGGGGCTGTTTCAAAAGTCTGACCTCTGTTTGAACTGCCATCAGTCCGTGCCGTCAGCATCGAATCTGGGCAAGACCAACGACCTGCTCGGGAATTGGGACCAAAGCCGGGCCGTAAAATCCGGCAAGGAATGTCAGACTTGCCACATGCCGCAGCAGGTCGGCGAGTCGGCCAATGGAGAAAAGAAGCGTAAAATCGCAAACCATACGTTTCCCGGCCGCATCGGCAAGTTGCGCCAGGAAGCGGCGAAACTAGACGTGCAGACAAAGCTCGACGGGGACAAGACGACCGTCATGGTAAAGGTCCAAAGCCTGGTGCCTCACAATCTGCCTACGACGCACCCTGCATGGGCTACGGTGGTATTAAATCTGGACATCAAAGGGAAAAACCTTAAAACGGTGTTTACGGATAAGCGTGTCTATGGTCGGACGTATCTGGATGCCCAAGGTCAGAAGACGGTCTTTGACTTTGAGGCAGTGAAAGTTGCCGAAGACACAGTATTGAAACCCGAAGAGACCAGAGAAGAAACATTCACGTTTCCAACACCGAAAGATACCAAGACGTTCGACGTCGAAGTCGGATTGAATTACGCTCCACTGACCGGTCCTGCCTCATTCCTCGAACGGGTCGAAACAGAATCCTCCAAAGGCTCGCAGGACCCAGCCTTCCAGCCAATCGAGATCGTCAAGCGCACGGAGAATATTCCGATCGGGAAGTAA
- a CDS encoding multiheme c-type cytochrome, whose product MAVCLLSLLGMPSTNHEGAIAQGADGQSPADWVAEIEKVFIRSEDCKQCHERHYEEWKGAREQTPDLKTFGRVDAALLHGTSLESPAFRTVLGLWRQTNPTPDEQRRCLSCHVPSINVFPQHAEKIATQVIAGMPKIEGIGCAACHLMNGIEKDLHSPPTFTLQPGSTFYGPYSNPEENLVHPSAPSDYFRAVSFCASCHFDKVKDTTQKNLPGEILQGTICQDCHMEPSTGSSTSKRGSMTRPIGRHWFRGVVGSGTMLKNRNLQAEWMPRIDMDVTKSETSVEGTGIVKVGSLPHSFPDGDPVLKQFFLTVTAKDATGNTLAEQTKQFGLPYDKILRGPIPDPFIKGGNTRKVPFTLTLPSGTAAASIEAVLTYALIPTPEPLLLERYLATLETDTEREGARNIVQEYTQRRFLTYRVKSLS is encoded by the coding sequence ATGGCCGTCTGTCTTCTCAGCCTGCTCGGCATGCCGAGCACCAATCATGAAGGAGCAATCGCTCAAGGAGCGGATGGTCAGTCCCCGGCCGACTGGGTAGCAGAAATCGAGAAAGTCTTCATCCGTTCTGAAGACTGCAAGCAATGTCATGAGCGGCATTACGAAGAGTGGAAGGGAGCCAGAGAGCAGACGCCAGATTTGAAGACCTTCGGTCGTGTGGATGCCGCCCTCCTGCACGGCACGTCGTTGGAGTCACCTGCATTTCGAACCGTGCTGGGTCTGTGGAGGCAGACGAATCCCACGCCTGATGAACAACGCCGCTGCCTGTCCTGCCATGTGCCTTCCATCAACGTCTTCCCTCAGCATGCCGAGAAGATTGCGACGCAAGTGATTGCCGGCATGCCCAAGATTGAAGGAATCGGCTGTGCGGCCTGCCATCTGATGAATGGGATTGAAAAGGATTTGCACTCACCGCCGACGTTTACATTACAACCTGGCAGCACATTCTATGGCCCCTATTCAAATCCGGAAGAGAACCTCGTCCATCCATCTGCCCCGTCGGACTACTTCCGAGCGGTCAGTTTTTGTGCCTCCTGTCATTTCGATAAAGTGAAGGATACGACGCAGAAGAATCTGCCGGGAGAAATTCTGCAGGGCACGATTTGTCAGGATTGCCACATGGAGCCGTCGACCGGGAGTTCCACCTCTAAACGTGGCTCGATGACCAGACCTATCGGGCGTCACTGGTTTCGTGGTGTCGTCGGTTCCGGTACCATGCTCAAGAATCGGAACCTACAGGCTGAGTGGATGCCTCGGATCGATATGGACGTGACGAAGAGCGAAACGTCGGTGGAGGGAACCGGAATTGTGAAGGTCGGCAGTCTCCCGCACAGTTTCCCCGATGGTGATCCGGTATTGAAACAGTTTTTTCTGACCGTCACAGCGAAGGACGCGACGGGCAATACGTTAGCGGAACAGACGAAACAGTTTGGGTTGCCGTATGACAAAATCCTGCGTGGTCCGATTCCGGATCCCTTCATCAAGGGTGGCAACACAAGAAAGGTTCCCTTTACGTTGACGCTTCCCTCCGGAACAGCCGCCGCGTCGATAGAGGCAGTGCTGACTTATGCGCTCATTCCTACGCCTGAACCTCTCCTGCTGGAGCGATACCTTGCGACTCTGGAGACCGACACAGAGCGGGAGGGGGCGAGAAACATCGTTCAGGAATATACGCAACGGCGCTTTTTGACGTATCGTGTCAAATCACTCTCCTAG
- a CDS encoding PDZ domain-containing protein, which yields MSSRLVWEMLLCCGLVFCEMGTGQAAMQNGAMTEDEASKLGEEFGIVVGAVDEEIQKELKLQKPQGVAVFEVIGNSRADYAGIKVRSVIKEIDKQEIRNMMDFGRAIKKAMKECNFTVGTYEPADPGDPVGWGVNFHFVGCKRD from the coding sequence GTGAGTTCTCGTCTTGTATGGGAAATGCTCCTGTGCTGTGGCCTTGTCTTTTGCGAGATGGGGACGGGGCAGGCTGCGATGCAGAACGGTGCAATGACCGAGGATGAGGCGTCCAAACTTGGAGAGGAGTTCGGGATTGTTGTCGGCGCCGTCGATGAAGAGATTCAAAAAGAGCTGAAACTACAGAAGCCGCAGGGAGTGGCTGTGTTCGAGGTCATCGGGAATTCACGCGCGGACTATGCGGGCATCAAGGTTCGATCCGTTATTAAGGAAATCGATAAACAGGAAATCCGAAACATGATGGATTTCGGCCGAGCCATCAAGAAAGCCATGAAAGAATGCAATTTTACCGTTGGAACCTACGAGCCGGCTGATCCAGGCGATCCGGTCGGCTGGGGTGTCAATTTTCACTTTGTCGGTTGTAAGCGGGATTAG
- a CDS encoding ethylbenzene dehydrogenase-related protein, giving the protein MTDIDSSRFHLVWFFFGMIVVAGVLGAFGIPLVSSEGMTIRSYLLHGDLPNAADDVAWKKVSPITIPLSGQVITRPVWPEPTVRALTVRSIHNGTEIAFLLEWQDNTKNDRLTPGTFRDGVAIGLPLGDAPAFFCMGQLDHYINIWHWKADWQSDIDRRAARASEKKEGGVRTFEVIPRRVSSVEDLIGGGFSTLTTKERQGRVQGQAVWRDGVWHVMMRRPLVSEEQENEATLVPGRVQTVAFAVWNGENKERNGQKAVAPWFQLSIDPVAKL; this is encoded by the coding sequence ATGACGGACATCGACAGTTCCCGCTTTCATCTTGTTTGGTTTTTTTTCGGCATGATTGTCGTTGCCGGTGTGCTCGGAGCATTTGGGATTCCGCTGGTCAGTTCGGAGGGAATGACGATCAGATCGTACTTACTCCACGGTGATTTGCCGAACGCTGCCGATGATGTCGCCTGGAAGAAGGTCTCCCCGATCACTATTCCTCTGAGCGGACAAGTGATCACGAGGCCGGTGTGGCCGGAACCCACCGTGCGCGCGTTGACGGTGCGGTCCATTCACAACGGGACCGAGATCGCCTTCCTGCTGGAATGGCAGGACAATACGAAGAATGATCGGCTGACTCCCGGCACCTTTCGGGATGGGGTTGCGATCGGCCTTCCGCTCGGCGATGCTCCGGCATTTTTCTGCATGGGGCAGCTTGATCACTATATCAACATCTGGCATTGGAAGGCGGATTGGCAAAGCGATATCGATCGGCGGGCGGCTCGGGCATCGGAGAAAAAAGAGGGAGGGGTTCGGACCTTCGAAGTCATCCCGCGACGAGTCTCTTCGGTGGAAGATTTAATCGGCGGGGGATTCAGCACGTTGACCACAAAGGAGAGGCAGGGAAGAGTGCAGGGACAGGCGGTATGGAGAGATGGTGTGTGGCATGTCATGATGCGCCGTCCCCTGGTGAGCGAGGAACAAGAGAATGAAGCCACCCTTGTTCCTGGTCGAGTGCAGACTGTTGCATTCGCCGTGTGGAATGGAGAAAACAAAGAGCGAAACGGCCAGAAGGCGGTAGCGCCATGGTTTCAACTCAGCATCGATCCTGTCGCCAAACTGTAG
- a CDS encoding twin-arginine translocase TatA/TatE family subunit: MFGSLGFTELVLILMIVLIIFGAGKLPQLGEGLGKAIKGFKKSVHEADAIEADAQAAVQQAAAPQTVTAAQTQNAPLNQPAGASAQPAPRA, encoded by the coding sequence ATGTTCGGCAGTCTAGGGTTCACCGAGCTGGTTCTCATACTCATGATTGTGCTGATTATCTTCGGCGCCGGGAAATTGCCGCAATTGGGTGAAGGCCTCGGCAAGGCGATCAAGGGATTCAAGAAGTCCGTCCATGAGGCGGACGCGATCGAGGCCGACGCTCAGGCGGCGGTGCAACAGGCCGCTGCACCTCAAACCGTGACTGCGGCTCAGACTCAGAATGCCCCATTGAATCAACCGGCTGGAGCTAGCGCGCAGCCGGCTCCACGAGCCTAG
- a CDS encoding tetratricopeptide repeat protein: MENPEPTPSQSETVLDPGDQPLTPDEEISGIEKLLTDEPDDFQARCRLGELYFSKGRLDDALAEVKKAIEMAEFLRAEMNRSLAMYYANLGTIYATKNMADEAEVEFRHALDIFPHDVLALFNLGRLHADKKQYMEAKNYYERLVELTPDDPIAWYNLGGVYIELDNPQVSDYNTIDMGIQCYLRTLELDPKHLESSFKLMEIALNHKKTDLAVRVMESAVEHNPDEPLAYYNLISVYDKCKMFDQAEEARKRLKERFAKKSKDGPRP; the protein is encoded by the coding sequence ATGGAAAATCCAGAACCGACGCCCTCGCAATCGGAGACCGTCCTTGACCCCGGGGATCAGCCGCTTACTCCGGACGAAGAGATCTCCGGGATCGAAAAATTATTGACGGACGAACCAGATGACTTTCAGGCTCGCTGTCGACTCGGTGAACTGTACTTCAGCAAAGGGCGTCTCGACGATGCCTTAGCAGAAGTCAAGAAGGCGATTGAGATGGCGGAATTTCTTCGCGCGGAAATGAATCGCTCACTGGCCATGTATTACGCCAATCTGGGAACGATCTATGCCACCAAGAACATGGCCGATGAAGCCGAGGTTGAGTTTCGACATGCGTTGGATATCTTCCCCCATGATGTCTTGGCGCTGTTCAACCTTGGGAGGCTCCACGCCGATAAGAAGCAATACATGGAGGCGAAGAACTACTATGAGCGCCTCGTCGAACTCACGCCGGACGATCCGATTGCTTGGTATAACCTGGGGGGGGTCTACATTGAGCTGGATAACCCTCAAGTGTCGGACTACAACACGATCGACATGGGAATTCAGTGCTACCTTCGCACCTTGGAGCTGGATCCCAAGCACTTGGAGTCGAGTTTCAAGCTGATGGAAATCGCGCTCAATCATAAGAAGACCGATTTGGCGGTCCGCGTCATGGAGAGTGCGGTGGAGCACAATCCGGACGAACCGCTGGCGTACTACAACCTCATCAGCGTGTATGACAAGTGCAAGATGTTTGACCAGGCGGAAGAGGCTCGGAAACGGTTGAAGGAGCGGTTTGCCAAGAAGTCGAAGGATGGTCCGAGGCCCTAA
- a CDS encoding radical SAM protein, whose protein sequence is MKVSLLFPPTWHPSQPYLSLPSLTGFLRQGGVSDVSQRDLGIELLDTVLTRDYAAEVYQRLIATQLDLERTQTGETGPGSREHYVKVTDSLDRFSYLVDRIELAKETLRSDGFYDSDAYRASLFMIDKWLEVVSSVYFPTRLTVVDNQFGNYSIYSSKDLMRVVRDEAQNPFLSLFRDRFIPSIVNSRPDLIGVSITATSQIIPGLTLCRLIKETAPDLHVTIGGSIFTRLVDNIRRCPSLFELTDDIVVFEGETALLELVNQLAGKKDYSKVPNLIYRHNGKITVNQPFYSENVNQLPAPNYDGFPLDRYLSPEPVLPVQFSRGCYYKDCAFCALTLDHQNFRQKDPGRTVEELRWLKQRYGARHFFFTDECFALSPTKRLCQQLIEKQLDVKWTCEMRFEKNLSRELLASMRDAGCLKIVFGLESFNQRIMDFMKKGIKQEWVRRIADDCVDLGIAVHCYIIVGFPTEKEEEALETMNFIVENKKLHESYGFSCQPCLFDLEKEAPIMSDPGGYGIRRIMRPSAEDLSLGFFYEVQEGMTPDEAERLYQYVYERISEVVCELPFNYAMADGLLYISRAKEGAGQAPMAAH, encoded by the coding sequence ATGAAAGTCTCGCTACTTTTCCCTCCAACCTGGCATCCGTCTCAACCCTACCTCAGTTTGCCGTCTCTGACCGGGTTCTTGCGTCAGGGAGGGGTTTCCGATGTCTCGCAGCGCGACCTTGGTATCGAATTGTTGGATACGGTGCTGACGAGAGATTATGCGGCCGAGGTGTATCAGCGGTTGATTGCCACGCAGCTCGATCTCGAGCGGACTCAAACGGGAGAGACGGGTCCCGGAAGCCGGGAGCATTATGTGAAGGTGACGGACTCGCTCGATCGGTTCTCCTATCTCGTCGATCGGATCGAGCTTGCCAAGGAAACGTTGCGCAGCGATGGATTTTACGACTCCGACGCCTATCGGGCGAGCTTGTTCATGATTGATAAGTGGTTGGAGGTCGTTTCCTCAGTCTATTTCCCGACCAGGCTCACAGTGGTGGATAATCAGTTTGGGAACTATTCCATCTATTCCTCGAAGGATCTGATGCGGGTCGTCCGTGACGAAGCCCAGAACCCATTCCTCAGCCTCTTCCGGGACCGATTCATTCCGTCGATCGTCAACAGCCGTCCTGATCTCATCGGGGTCTCGATTACGGCCACGTCCCAAATCATTCCCGGCCTGACGCTCTGTCGACTGATCAAGGAGACTGCCCCGGACCTTCACGTGACCATCGGTGGCAGTATCTTCACTCGTCTCGTGGACAACATTCGTCGCTGCCCGAGCCTCTTCGAATTGACCGACGATATTGTCGTGTTTGAGGGCGAAACGGCCCTGTTGGAATTGGTCAATCAGCTGGCAGGCAAGAAGGACTACAGTAAGGTTCCCAACCTGATTTATCGACACAACGGGAAGATCACCGTCAACCAGCCGTTCTATTCTGAAAATGTCAATCAGCTTCCCGCACCGAACTATGACGGTTTCCCGCTGGACCGGTACTTGTCGCCGGAGCCGGTCCTGCCGGTTCAGTTTTCGCGAGGCTGTTACTACAAAGATTGTGCGTTCTGTGCACTGACCCTCGATCACCAGAATTTCAGGCAGAAGGATCCGGGGCGTACGGTCGAGGAGCTGCGATGGCTGAAACAGCGCTATGGGGCGCGCCATTTCTTTTTCACCGATGAATGCTTTGCGCTGTCGCCGACAAAACGGTTGTGTCAGCAGCTGATCGAGAAACAGCTCGATGTCAAATGGACCTGCGAGATGCGGTTCGAGAAAAACCTCTCGCGCGAGCTGTTGGCGTCGATGCGCGATGCCGGCTGTTTGAAAATCGTCTTCGGGTTGGAATCCTTCAACCAGCGCATCATGGATTTCATGAAGAAGGGGATCAAGCAAGAATGGGTCCGGAGGATCGCGGACGACTGTGTGGATCTCGGCATCGCCGTGCATTGCTACATCATCGTCGGGTTCCCCACGGAAAAGGAAGAAGAAGCGCTTGAAACCATGAATTTTATCGTCGAAAACAAGAAACTTCATGAGTCGTACGGATTTTCTTGCCAACCCTGCCTGTTCGACTTGGAAAAGGAAGCTCCCATCATGAGCGACCCCGGTGGATACGGGATCCGACGAATCATGCGTCCGTCGGCGGAAGATCTGAGCCTCGGGTTTTTCTATGAAGTGCAGGAGGGCATGACTCCTGACGAGGCGGAACGACTGTATCAGTATGTCTATGAGCGGATCAGTGAGGTCGTGTGCGAACTTCCCTTCAACTATGCGATGGCCGATGGGTTGCTGTACATCTCAAGGGCGAAAGAAGGGGCCGGACAGGCGCCGATGGCCGCACATTGA
- a CDS encoding ethylbenzene dehydrogenase-related protein — translation MRIAQTTNKKLVFAILLSAVTVGLMLTLGRVPLAVSQPVTIPAKTIKGPIPMDGANPIWESVPGVVIPLSGQLITTPMHPNISVKSVFVKAMTNGKDIGLRMEWSDQTKNDTAIGPQDFRDQAAVMFPVNTAGAPPFQCMGQSGGTTNIWRWNAEWQKDLGKDSAGIWDVDDQYPGIFWDYYFEEPAGGVTYPDRIGRSLGPFNPGIWSGNIMSDPTLRVSSVEDLNANGFSTLTTQAHQNVIGNGVWEPAGSVKGGGYTGPTWRIVVKRTLESGDANDVQFKAGMSVPIAFAVWDGANVERNGMKSLSTWFTLKL, via the coding sequence ATGAGGATAGCGCAGACGACCAACAAGAAATTGGTGTTTGCCATTCTTCTCTCCGCTGTCACCGTCGGCCTGATGCTGACGTTGGGGCGGGTACCGCTGGCCGTCAGTCAACCGGTCACGATACCGGCCAAGACGATCAAGGGCCCGATCCCCATGGACGGCGCCAATCCCATTTGGGAAAGTGTCCCGGGCGTCGTCATTCCGTTGAGTGGTCAGCTCATCACGACACCGATGCATCCGAATATCTCGGTGAAGTCGGTGTTCGTCAAGGCCATGACCAACGGCAAGGACATTGGGTTGCGGATGGAGTGGAGTGATCAAACGAAGAATGACACGGCGATCGGGCCGCAAGACTTTCGAGACCAGGCTGCCGTGATGTTTCCGGTGAACACCGCCGGCGCTCCGCCGTTCCAGTGCATGGGACAGTCCGGGGGGACGACCAATATCTGGCGGTGGAATGCCGAATGGCAGAAGGATCTCGGCAAGGACAGCGCGGGAATCTGGGATGTGGACGATCAGTATCCAGGTATCTTCTGGGATTATTATTTTGAAGAGCCGGCAGGCGGTGTCACCTATCCGGATCGCATCGGTCGAAGCCTAGGGCCATTCAATCCCGGCATCTGGTCCGGGAACATCATGTCTGATCCGACACTTCGTGTGAGTTCAGTGGAAGATCTGAATGCGAACGGGTTCAGCACCCTCACGACGCAAGCGCACCAGAATGTCATCGGAAATGGGGTCTGGGAGCCGGCTGGGTCCGTCAAAGGCGGAGGCTATACCGGTCCGACATGGCGGATCGTCGTGAAGCGGACTTTGGAAAGCGGCGATGCGAACGATGTGCAATTCAAGGCAGGAATGTCGGTGCCCATCGCCTTCGCAGTGTGGGACGGTGCCAATGTCGAGCGGAACGGCATGAAGTCGCTTTCGACCTGGTTCACGTTGAAACTGTAG
- a CDS encoding molecular chaperone TorD family protein, translating into MTSQQPMQSVSASATGILPTSSTIKDSPAVERALSRSKIYLLISWSLLYPEDEEFLDYLRCGEFVEDGRAALDALEVALGPDGSGLAKEKLSPLKQQFVRVESLIASECVNWHLSDLQSEHRRVFSNVITLDCPPYETLFGNDHVFAQSHVMGDISGFYKAFGVELSKDIHERLDHLSVEFEFMHFLAYKESYSLCHDGPEKTQIVVDAQKKFVKNHVGRWVPLFCRMLTKKADSGLFKLVADLTADWMEFETAFLGVTPQPYTETDYRPATFSSPEGQTYECGAQDQGNELTMLLNEVGAQSFMDVKEKDKENEEGHPSGTA; encoded by the coding sequence ATGACGAGTCAACAGCCGATGCAAAGCGTATCTGCATCAGCAACCGGCATACTACCGACCTCTTCCACCATCAAGGACTCTCCTGCCGTCGAACGCGCGCTTAGTCGCAGTAAAATCTACTTGCTGATCTCCTGGAGCCTGCTGTACCCCGAGGATGAGGAATTTCTCGATTATCTCCGGTGCGGCGAGTTCGTGGAGGATGGTCGGGCGGCTCTCGATGCATTGGAGGTCGCCCTCGGACCTGACGGCAGCGGGCTGGCGAAGGAAAAGTTGAGTCCGCTCAAGCAACAGTTTGTCCGGGTGGAGAGCCTGATCGCGTCCGAATGTGTGAACTGGCACTTGAGCGATCTACAGTCGGAACATCGTCGCGTCTTCAGTAACGTGATTACGCTCGATTGCCCTCCCTATGAAACTCTGTTCGGGAACGACCATGTGTTTGCGCAATCCCACGTGATGGGCGACATCTCCGGCTTCTACAAAGCCTTCGGAGTCGAATTGTCGAAAGACATTCATGAGCGCCTCGACCACCTCAGCGTGGAATTCGAATTCATGCACTTCCTCGCCTACAAGGAATCCTACTCGCTCTGCCACGATGGGCCGGAGAAGACGCAAATCGTTGTCGATGCGCAGAAGAAGTTCGTGAAGAATCATGTCGGCCGATGGGTGCCGCTGTTCTGTCGTATGCTGACCAAGAAAGCGGACTCCGGTCTCTTCAAATTAGTCGCCGATCTGACCGCTGATTGGATGGAGTTTGAGACGGCCTTCTTGGGCGTGACCCCTCAGCCCTATACGGAAACCGACTATCGTCCGGCGACGTTCAGCTCTCCCGAAGGCCAGACTTACGAATGCGGCGCGCAAGATCAGGGGAACGAATTGACCATGTTGTTGAACGAAGTCGGTGCCCAGTCGTTTATGGATGTGAAAGAGAAAGACAAGGAGAATGAAGAAGGGCATCCATCCGGAACGGCATGA